A single region of the Salicibibacter cibi genome encodes:
- the rpsA gene encoding 30S ribosomal protein S1, producing MDEEMNNEMANVKEFNVDDIVSGNVTKVEEKQAFVDAGYKVDGIIPISEISSLHVEKVSDVLNEGDEVELKVIKLEDDELVLSLRGARADKAWASLQEAFEQEDLIEAEVAEIVKGGLVVDVGVRGFIPASLVEQHFVEDFSEYKGKQLELKIIEIDPEDNKLILSRRAVLDEEEGHRKKEVLDNLEIGAEVTGKVQRLTSFGAFVDVGGVDGLVHISQMAHHRVESPGEIVKEGEEVQVKILGVDPERERVSLSIKETLPGPWTLIEGQFQPGDVIDGQVKRLVSFGAFVEVAPGVEGLVHISQIANRHIGTPGEVLEEGQAVQVKILDINPSDQRISLSIRELEEEGTTESKVQREFEEPEEDHTGFSFGDMIGDQLDKYRK from the coding sequence ATGGACGAAGAAATGAACAACGAAATGGCTAATGTGAAAGAGTTCAACGTGGACGATATCGTTAGCGGAAATGTAACGAAAGTGGAAGAAAAACAAGCGTTTGTAGACGCTGGATACAAAGTAGACGGCATCATACCGATTAGTGAAATTTCCAGCTTGCACGTGGAAAAAGTATCGGACGTTTTAAACGAAGGCGACGAAGTGGAGCTGAAAGTCATTAAATTGGAAGATGACGAGCTTGTCCTCTCTCTTCGCGGGGCACGTGCCGACAAAGCGTGGGCATCTTTGCAAGAGGCATTTGAACAAGAAGACTTGATCGAAGCAGAGGTAGCGGAGATCGTCAAAGGGGGCCTTGTCGTTGATGTAGGTGTCCGCGGTTTCATTCCCGCATCGCTCGTTGAGCAGCATTTCGTCGAGGATTTCTCCGAATATAAAGGGAAACAGTTGGAACTTAAAATTATTGAAATTGATCCGGAAGATAACAAACTGATCCTTTCGAGAAGAGCGGTGCTTGACGAAGAAGAAGGTCACCGGAAAAAAGAAGTGCTTGATAATCTCGAAATCGGCGCAGAAGTGACAGGGAAAGTTCAACGGTTGACTTCTTTCGGTGCATTCGTCGATGTCGGCGGGGTTGACGGATTGGTTCATATCTCGCAAATGGCCCATCACCGCGTAGAATCTCCGGGAGAGATCGTAAAGGAAGGCGAAGAAGTTCAAGTTAAGATTTTGGGCGTTGACCCGGAGAGAGAACGTGTATCTTTGTCGATTAAAGAAACGCTTCCCGGGCCTTGGACACTTATTGAAGGTCAGTTTCAACCGGGAGATGTTATTGACGGCCAAGTAAAAAGGCTTGTCTCTTTCGGGGCTTTTGTAGAAGTTGCTCCGGGAGTGGAAGGGCTTGTCCATATTTCTCAGATCGCCAACCGTCATATCGGAACACCTGGCGAAGTGCTTGAAGAAGGACAAGCGGTTCAAGTGAAAATACTTGATATTAACCCATCGGATCAAAGAATTTCGCTCAGTATTCGCGAGCTGGAAGAAGAAGGGACTACTGAAAGCAAAGTTCAACGGGAATTTGAAGAGCCGGAGGAAGACCATACTGGTTTTTCATTTGGAGACATGATTGGTGACCAACTCGATAAATATCGTAAATAA
- a CDS encoding DUF2768 domain-containing protein, with protein MSALDTMWLSFVGLFLMFVSSITALLGRQKLSGFFRFLVLAFSFICLLVAGIIMLVVVLPGSRADL; from the coding sequence GTGAGCGCGTTAGATACAATGTGGCTTTCTTTTGTCGGTTTATTTCTCATGTTCGTCTCCTCCATCACTGCATTGCTTGGCCGCCAGAAACTGTCCGGTTTTTTTCGGTTTCTCGTCCTTGCTTTTTCATTCATTTGCTTATTGGTGGCCGGGATTATCATGCTCGTTGTTGTATTGCCGGGCTCAAGGGCTGATTTATAG
- a CDS encoding YphA family membrane protein: MEYVLFFWFAWMLWIVAMFFMQRTKGQTFLSAAILLAIIHVPITLSLGVVELSAAYGIVITLACVWTGVLPVAHKWKVIVLAAALMLLYASFQLMVWYNPVIFLLGETWIPAVVLSFVTVFFHGHSESRYPLVLLAFAFGELIAAVTVMPLTGNLYLADAFFYNTLATVLVFLVCWHWLEQLTWRLIGMSNAKRSSSLPL; encoded by the coding sequence ATGGAGTATGTGTTATTTTTTTGGTTCGCTTGGATGCTTTGGATTGTTGCCATGTTTTTTATGCAAAGGACTAAGGGACAGACCTTTCTTTCCGCTGCTATTTTGCTGGCGATCATCCATGTGCCAATAACATTATCGCTCGGCGTTGTGGAATTATCGGCAGCGTATGGGATTGTTATCACGCTTGCATGTGTATGGACCGGAGTTTTACCGGTTGCTCATAAATGGAAAGTCATTGTACTTGCCGCTGCACTCATGCTTTTATATGCAAGTTTTCAGCTCATGGTTTGGTATAATCCGGTTATTTTTCTGCTTGGTGAAACATGGATACCCGCTGTTGTGCTTTCCTTTGTAACGGTATTTTTTCATGGACATTCGGAAAGTCGGTATCCGTTGGTTCTGTTGGCATTTGCTTTCGGTGAACTGATTGCTGCCGTTACCGTTATGCCGTTAACGGGAAACCTATACTTGGCAGATGCGTTTTTTTATAATACATTGGCCACCGTACTTGTCTTCCTGGTGTGTTGGCATTGGTTAGAGCAATTAACATGGAGACTGATTGGTATGAGCAATGCCAAACGATCAAGTAGCCTGCCGTTATAG
- the plsY gene encoding glycerol-3-phosphate 1-O-acyltransferase PlsY — MDVLIAGVMAYLLGSLSVSYIITQKVKKVDIRQYGSGNAGATNTLRVLGKGPAILVLALDCLKGVIAVWFGFWAESLFRGTGLSLFEGYEGWAPAISGLLAIFGHNWPIYHRFRGGKGVATTIGVIAALIFFPAIYVGIVAILAVVITRYVSLGSIIFAFATPFLLFVTMNYYGHPWPYFYLTCVVGAMSLWRHRTNIQRLVNGDESKLGQ; from the coding sequence ATGGATGTACTTATCGCCGGTGTGATGGCTTATTTGTTGGGATCGTTGAGTGTCAGCTATATCATTACGCAAAAAGTTAAGAAAGTCGATATCCGCCAATATGGGAGCGGAAATGCGGGAGCGACGAATACGTTAAGGGTGCTTGGAAAAGGTCCTGCAATTTTGGTGCTCGCACTAGACTGTTTGAAAGGTGTGATCGCCGTTTGGTTCGGTTTCTGGGCTGAAAGCTTATTTAGGGGGACGGGCCTTTCCCTTTTCGAAGGATATGAAGGGTGGGCTCCGGCAATTAGCGGACTGTTGGCTATATTCGGTCATAATTGGCCGATCTATCACCGTTTTCGCGGCGGGAAAGGGGTGGCCACAACCATTGGTGTAATCGCGGCATTGATTTTTTTTCCGGCCATCTATGTAGGAATTGTCGCGATTTTGGCAGTAGTGATTACGCGCTATGTATCACTCGGCTCCATCATTTTTGCGTTTGCTACCCCGTTCCTCCTTTTCGTTACGATGAATTATTATGGACATCCGTGGCCTTATTTTTACCTTACTTGTGTCGTAGGTGCAATGTCTTTGTGGCGGCACAGAACGAATATCCAACGGTTGGTCAATGGAGATGAAAGTAAACTTGGACAATAA
- a CDS encoding NAD(P)H-dependent glycerol-3-phosphate dehydrogenase, translating into MGAKKVAVLGAGSWGTALAIVLADNGHDVTIWARRYSQAKEMNEHKTNEQYLSDVTLPENITVTTDVKEAVKERDAVIISVPTSGIREMTRQLLEANRKIPLVVHATKGIEPDTLLRVSEMMEEEGIHKLSSNLAVLSGPSHAEEVARRQPTTVTVSSQVMNAAKMSQDLFMNTQFRVYTSQDMVGVELGGALKNVMALGVGLAEGLGYGDNAKAAIMTRGIAEMTRLGTKLGADPLTFAGLSGLGDLIVTCTSKYSRNWRAGYRLGRGVSLDQVLEEMGMVVEGVKTTQAVSQLAKKEGVEVPITTAIYDCLFNGQSPVRAGQLLMDRDPKKETEH; encoded by the coding sequence ATGGGAGCAAAAAAAGTGGCTGTTTTGGGAGCAGGAAGTTGGGGAACCGCCCTCGCGATTGTGCTCGCTGATAACGGACACGACGTTACGATTTGGGCGCGTCGTTATTCCCAGGCGAAAGAAATGAATGAGCACAAAACGAACGAACAATATTTGAGCGACGTCACTCTTCCGGAGAATATAACGGTGACGACGGATGTGAAAGAGGCGGTTAAGGAGCGCGATGCGGTTATCATCAGTGTTCCTACCTCAGGCATTCGCGAGATGACACGCCAATTGCTGGAAGCTAATCGAAAAATCCCACTTGTCGTTCACGCTACAAAAGGGATCGAACCGGATACGCTTTTGCGGGTGTCGGAAATGATGGAGGAGGAGGGCATACACAAATTGAGTTCCAATTTGGCCGTGTTGTCCGGACCGAGTCATGCCGAGGAAGTGGCCAGGCGGCAACCGACGACGGTCACCGTTTCATCACAAGTGATGAATGCTGCCAAGATGAGCCAAGATTTGTTTATGAATACCCAGTTTCGTGTATACACGAGTCAAGATATGGTTGGGGTAGAATTAGGCGGAGCGTTAAAAAATGTGATGGCCCTCGGGGTCGGACTTGCGGAAGGCTTGGGGTATGGAGATAACGCCAAGGCGGCAATCATGACGAGAGGAATCGCCGAAATGACACGCCTTGGAACAAAACTCGGGGCCGATCCGTTAACATTTGCAGGCTTATCGGGACTTGGAGATTTGATCGTCACTTGCACAAGCAAATATAGCCGAAATTGGCGCGCCGGATATCGGTTGGGCCGGGGGGTCTCACTCGATCAAGTGCTTGAGGAGATGGGAATGGTCGTGGAGGGGGTGAAAACGACACAAGCCGTCTCGCAATTGGCAAAAAAGGAAGGTGTCGAAGTCCCTATCACAACTGCGATTTATGATTGTCTATTTAACGGCCAATCGCCGGTCCGAGCCGGACAATTACTAATGGACAGAGACCCTAAAAAAGAAACGGAACATTAA
- the der gene encoding ribosome biogenesis GTPase Der yields MSKPTVAIVGRPNVGKSTIFNRIVGERIAIVEDIPGVTRDRIYGEGEWLNRMFHLIDTGGITFDEEPLLEQMRQQAEIAIEEADIILLLVNGRDGVTAADEDVSNLLYRSNKPVVIGVNKVDNLEMQPQIYDFYQLGLGEPFPISGAHGRGIGDMLDEVFSYFPAKDDGDLEPDTIHFAVIGRPNVGKSSLVNAILGEERVIVSEDAGTTRDAVDTGFTKDEQKYRIVDTAGMRKRGKVYEKTEKYSVLRAQRALERANVVLVVIDGEEGIIEQDKKIAGYAHESGRGVIIVVNKWDAISKDERTMDAFTDQIRKGFAFLSYAPIAFVSAKTNQRVQKILPVVQRISENHQMHVPTHVVNDVILDAVSMNPTPTSGTKRLRINYATQVAVGPPTFVVFVNDPELLHFSYRRFLENSLREAFAFEGTPIKVIARKKNDP; encoded by the coding sequence ATGTCAAAACCGACCGTTGCGATCGTGGGTCGCCCAAATGTGGGAAAATCTACGATTTTCAACCGTATTGTCGGCGAGCGGATCGCTATTGTTGAAGACATACCGGGGGTCACCCGTGATCGTATATATGGAGAAGGAGAGTGGCTCAACCGCATGTTTCATTTAATCGATACAGGCGGGATTACGTTTGATGAGGAGCCATTATTGGAACAAATGCGCCAACAGGCTGAAATTGCAATAGAAGAAGCGGACATTATCCTTCTGCTCGTGAACGGGCGTGACGGGGTGACAGCTGCCGATGAAGATGTTTCGAATCTATTGTACCGTTCGAACAAACCGGTAGTGATCGGTGTAAATAAGGTAGATAACCTCGAGATGCAGCCGCAAATTTATGATTTTTATCAATTGGGGCTTGGGGAACCTTTTCCAATATCCGGTGCACATGGTCGCGGAATCGGTGATATGTTGGATGAAGTTTTCAGCTATTTTCCCGCGAAAGATGACGGTGACCTTGAGCCTGACACCATCCATTTTGCCGTGATTGGCCGCCCGAACGTCGGAAAATCTTCTTTGGTGAACGCGATTCTCGGCGAAGAACGGGTGATTGTAAGTGAGGATGCAGGCACAACAAGGGATGCGGTTGATACCGGTTTTACGAAGGATGAGCAAAAATATCGCATTGTCGATACGGCCGGAATGAGAAAACGGGGAAAAGTATACGAAAAGACGGAAAAATACAGCGTGTTACGGGCGCAAAGAGCGTTGGAACGCGCGAATGTCGTTCTCGTTGTTATTGACGGCGAGGAAGGCATCATTGAACAAGATAAAAAAATTGCAGGCTATGCCCATGAGTCGGGCCGGGGTGTCATTATTGTCGTAAATAAATGGGACGCGATTTCGAAAGACGAGCGCACAATGGACGCATTTACAGATCAGATTCGCAAAGGATTCGCTTTTCTTTCCTATGCGCCGATTGCCTTCGTATCGGCCAAAACGAATCAACGCGTTCAAAAAATTCTCCCTGTCGTCCAGCGCATTTCGGAAAACCATCAAATGCATGTGCCGACCCATGTAGTTAATGATGTCATTCTTGACGCGGTTTCCATGAACCCGACACCAACCTCCGGGACGAAACGATTGCGCATTAATTATGCTACCCAAGTGGCCGTTGGTCCGCCCACATTTGTCGTATTTGTTAATGATCCGGAGTTGCTTCATTTTTCTTATCGGCGTTTTTTGGAAAACAGTTTGCGAGAAGCTTTCGCATTTGAAGGGACACCTATAAAAGTGATTGCCCGTAAAAAAAATGACCCATAG
- a CDS encoding stage VI sporulation protein F, with amino-acid sequence MSRHDSIFDHIQNKTNVDQGDLQNLASAAQGANFKDEETVRQLIHDVAQMAGVRVSKDKEEYLVHAITNNQVPLDFASLSELFRD; translated from the coding sequence ATGAGTCGTCATGATTCAATCTTTGATCATATTCAAAACAAAACAAATGTAGATCAAGGAGATTTGCAAAATTTGGCAAGCGCGGCCCAAGGCGCGAACTTTAAAGATGAGGAAACGGTTCGACAACTCATCCATGATGTGGCGCAAATGGCGGGTGTCCGAGTGTCAAAAGACAAAGAAGAATACTTGGTGCATGCGATTACCAACAACCAGGTTCCCCTAGATTTTGCATCATTAAGCGAACTATTTCGGGATTAG